ttttcttgGTATATGATCAGTACCGTATCACTCAAAtcaataattataaaaaaaaaaaaaaaaaggtaagatAAAAAACACTAGAATATATGATGGAGTGAATAAAAATGTTCAAATTCAAGTGAAATACTACCCCCCACGGCCCcacctattttttttatctcgcTCCATTTGGCCGATATCAAGCTAATAATCAGCAATTAGTACTTTCTACATTCCCCTTTACTCCATTTAAAAGTCCCTAAACAAGTATATGAATGAGATGAGGGTGTTGTGGTAAATCTTTTAAAATCGACGCGTTGCTTAAATGTTGTGCATGTTCAATCCTTCCATTCAATGTCTAAGGTAGTAATAGAAAAGTGAGGGCTAGGATAAACATACTTTGATAAACATACCAAtcaaaagaaacgaaaacaaagagaaagaagggaaggtttttttttttaagatataTAGAAGAGAGGTTCATAGAAATGCATGTTCGAGTAAGAAATACTAgacttgattatttaatttcACAAGAGGCCTCTAACTATGCCATCAAGTGTGAAATCGATTTAACCCATTTACTGTGGCGGAGAGAACTGGGGACAGTACTACAGCACTTACATATTTCTTTTGAAGGTAGCTCTCAGATTCTAATATCCACTGGATtaatgtgggtttttttttttttttttttgtagatttaGTAACATATCTTAACTTGATTATCGGTGACTATGGGATACTTAATAGGCTTGATTGTGGGATATTTATGTCACCTCTAAATGCATATAACTATTGTTGCATATGTATTGTATATTTAAGCATTACTACTATATAGAAAAAGAGAggaattttgattatttatgaAAATGGTGGTAGTTGAGTTCTATCTTTCCTGTCCTGATTGGAGTTGAAACTCAAACAAAATCTGGTTGAGTAGCACAGGACATTATGATCCTCCAGTCTTGATGATTCTGACAACTTTGCTTGATTCTATCTCGCGATCGGGAAACAGGTGGTAATTCCGATTTGGTTTAAATCTGATTTTACATTTGGTTTTATTACCTAGGGATGGGATTATGTAAGGACTACCTGTACTGCTTTCTATACTCCTTACCCTGTTATCCAATGGTTTTGATTCTGATAGAATTTTGGAGTGTATAGGATTTCTATCTTGGTTTAGCTAGATTCATATGTCTTTCTGTACTTGAAATCCTCAGATTTCTCGTCTAATGGtctttttgttctttatcttgGCCTTGCAATAACAAAGGGCAAGATGGCAAAACGAAGGGTtgaaaaaatggagagagagagagagagagagagagagagagagagagagaggactctCCTTTTGGGTGGTTGTAAACACAGCATTGCAGTCCTTGTGGGcgcttatttttttaactttggaAATAAGTGAAGAATTGGTGACGAAACTAACTCGCGTTAGCTTAGTTGACCAAGATTCTTCGTCCTCACTAAGAAAGGAAGGGTTTCAAGTCTTGCCACAGAGAAGATTCCCCTCCCGAGGTTACGACGTCtaatgttccaaaaaaaaaaaaaaaattccgaagGATGGGTGATGAAAAGGGCATAGTCTCATTGATGTGTAGAGCACTATCTTTAATGTGGGCGTTTCCCTTATTTATCCTCTCTTTACAATATTTGTTATGCCTAGGTGATCCCTGTCCTTCTTTTCCTTATATTTGGCCATGGATAAGTTGCTGAACTTTCCAGAGTTCTCTGCCCATAAACATTCCATTAATGGCCATATTTCATGCCATGTTGTTACCCATTTGTTTCTTCATGGGAACTGATGGCTTAGTTATGCACTATTTTGAGGTTGCTTTCGCAGAACTGTGGATGGATTTAAAAGGTAGTAAGTGGTTGAGCTCTATTCATTAAACTACTTGAACTCCTCTTTTTAGGATTGAAGTTCCCCATTGACTAGGTTCATGATTGGTTATGGTTGATGTTAGCACTAAGGGGAAAGGTAGACCAAAATCGACTTTAGAGGTGGTAGTTTAGTTCAAAAACACCTAGGTTTCTTGGATATCATGGAACACGATGCCCTCGACAAAACTCAATAGAGACAatagtgtgaagcaaagtcccacatcaactgagtaatatgaagtatataagcgtgagggcaccctcacttcaaaagctagcttttggggttgaaatctacccaagaccgtgtgACATGGCATCAAAGCTAGGTACGAGagatgggtagggtgcgtgtcTCTGGCTTTCACGCGGCACGTCCTGCCGAGTGAGCACGTTGTTTGCGAGGGAGGGTGTGAAGCCAAGTTCCACATCGCCTGGGTGTCAAATTAATATGAAGTATGTACGCATGAGGGCAttctcacttcaatagctagcttttggggttgagttctacccaagaccatgtaacatggtatcaacGCTAGGTATCAGagatgggtagggtgcgtgtcTATGGCCTGCACGCAGCAGGTGCTGCCGAGTGAGCACGCTGCGTGTGAGGGAGGATGTGAAGCGAAGCCCTACATCGCCTGGGCACCAAAGTaataatatgaagtatataagcgtgagggcactCTCACTTCagtagctagcttttggggttgagttctacccaagaccgtgtaacaaaTAGATTTATGCAGCCGACCCCTATTGattggacttaaggctcggtttggtttggctaGTCTTGTCAGAGCAATCATTACATGATTTATGAATTCTGCTGATGGATACAATATATCCACGAACTAGGTAGTGGTTCTTTCCTTTGCTTGTGCAATCTGTCACATCCTCAATAAGATATTCATTCTTTTGGGcctaatcaaaaaataattaagtaaTCGTTTAGGATCCGTTTATTTTCTTCGTAGaagtgttttgtttgtttgtcgaCAGCCTCAACTTACATCCTTGAAGTTATTTCAGTTGTATTCTAGGTCCCCTGTATTCCTCCCTTTCATGGAATATTTGATATGAAAGCATAATTTTCTTGAAGGTATCGAATATAAAAACTGGGGATTTCTCCCTATTCGAACTAGacaaaatctagtaaaataAGTTTGCCTAAAGACTTTGTCTGAGCTTATATGTTAGTCAAGATGTGCTATGTAACATCTCCCTGATGTAGTTCTTCTGAACTGAAGTACCTCCCATACTTTATCTGTTTCAAGCATCCCCTGTTGAGCCTTCAACAGTCTGATCGTATTCCTATTTCAAATATCCTAAACATGACATTATTTAATCAGTTAACTTTTGTGGGCATATATAAAACTGGATGAGTTTTCTTAATAGCTTATCGGACATAGTGAAGCTGTACTCTTTCATGTAGGTTCGATGCACCGTCGATTTATAGTGGTTGCATTTTTAATGCTAATCCATTTTTATTTTGCGGAACCTGGAATTCCGGAAAGCTGATTATTCAACTGATTCTCTCTTGCAGGAGGTTCATGACTACTTGAAGACTATTTGTCCTGATCTGCATATTACTCAAGGCGAGTATGACGAGGAGACACGTTACCCAGAGACCAAAACGCTTACAATTGGTCAATTCAAGCTTGGAGTATGCCATGGTCATCAGGTTTGATTCTCGTCTCTTTCTCTTATCTTGAATTAAAGATaacaaataagaactttagGTTCTTTTGAGCGGCTGATGTTCTAGTGGGTTTTCACTGTAGTCTTCGTCATTCTATACACAGGCTTTTGGCCGCCTCTAGCGAACGTCTTAACTTACTATTTCGATACTTAGGTTAGGTGTCACATCACTCAACGGCAACAAAGGCCAAATCTTGAATGATACAGTGTTACTAACTGATGTTCCTTTTATCTTCTCCACAATCTCTGTCGTGTCTCCAAAATGAACCATACCCTTGTTCTTATCCATGATTCGTTCATCATTGTTCAGTTTAAATGGCCAGCAGCCAACGTTCCAAACTGCAAAAAGAGTTCTAGCTTTCAATTAGTATTCATTGTCTTCTATTCTTATCAGTTTATAGCAGGCAGTATTTGTAGAACTTTCATTTTGCGTGTGGTAGAATTTCTATGATCGAAATTTGGAAACTGATTGTATTATGTATATTGTGTACTATTCATAGTTTCATACTTACACATATGAAGAGATGTTTTAGGTAGGTCATATTGTTTAGTCATCCCATGCCATGCCTGTGTCCACTTGGTAGGAAATCACATAGGTGTTAGGAGGTCCAAGTGTGGGTTTATCGTAATCAATTGCGCAACAAATATGTTTTCCTTGGGTTGGTTTTACATTTCTGTTTGATGTCATATGTATCTGCTCCAGAGATTAACTTCTCTCTTTCCTATTTACCGGCTGAAGGTTATCCCATGGGGGGACTTGGACTCACTGGCAATGCTTCAGAGGCAGTTGGATGTTGACATTCTCGTAACTGGTCACACCCATCAGTTCACGGCTTACAAACATGAAGCGGGTGTTGTGATAAATCCAGGGTCAGCAACTGGTGCTTACAGCAGTGTTACTTGTGACGTCAACCCTAGCTTTGTGCTCATGGACATTGATGCAACACGGGTAGTGGTCTATGTTTATGAACTCGTCGATGGAGAAGTGAAGGTCGACAAGATTGACTTCAAGAAGACAACAGCAATGACTGCACATTGACCGCAAAGATCTTTGTTTTGATTGTTTGGACTTTTTCTGTGGCTCCTTTTAGGAGATTGATCAGTTTGTGAGGCATTTGTGTACCGCGAGTATTCTGGGACTGTGTTTTCGtgtaatattttcttttttctggtgATGTAAATCTTTAGTTATGGGCCCAGGAGGTAATTTTGAAAGGGAAACGTTTTTGAAGGGGAAAATGATGAGGCCGATAAATGGttctctctcgctcgctctGGGGGTTTGCTTGTATATGGGGTTACAAACGAACCGAACTGTTCACGAGCAGCTCGAGGCTCGGCTTGGCTTAGTGTGTTTTGTAAACGAGCAGAGCTCGAGTTAGTCGTAGCTCAACTCGTTTATAAAGGCTCATTTGTTACTGGAATTGAGTTTGAGTTCTCAAATACCAATCAAGCTTGAATATTTGGGCTCGATTAAAGTTCCAGTTCACTGAATTTCCAACGAGCCAAGAGTAAACAACCCTGAAACATGGCTCCGCTTGGCTTTGTTTGCACCCAAAAGTTGTTCGTGAGGTAGTTTTCTACTAGCGTGCTATAGGAACCAACGAATGGCAATGAAAAGGAAAGTTAAAACACCAATTTTGGATTCGAGGAAGGAGGT
This DNA window, taken from Rhododendron vialii isolate Sample 1 chromosome 8a, ASM3025357v1, encodes the following:
- the LOC131297936 gene encoding vacuolar protein sorting-associated protein 29-like isoform X1, translating into MVLVLALGDLHIPHRAPDLPPKFKSMLVPGKIQHIICTGNLCIKEVHDYLKTICPDLHITQGEYDEETRYPETKTLTIGQFKLGVCHGHQVIPWGDLDSLAMLQRQLDVDILVTGHTHQFTAYKHEAGVVINPGSATGAYSSVTCDVNPSFVLMDIDATRVVVYVYELVDGEVKVDKIDFKKTTAMTAH
- the LOC131297936 gene encoding vacuolar protein sorting-associated protein 29-like isoform X2: MPSAVKFQEVHDYLKTICPDLHITQGEYDEETRYPETKTLTIGQFKLGVCHGHQVIPWGDLDSLAMLQRQLDVDILVTGHTHQFTAYKHEAGVVINPGSATGAYSSVTCDVNPSFVLMDIDATRVVVYVYELVDGEVKVDKIDFKKTTAMTAH